One part of the Glycine soja cultivar W05 chromosome 11, ASM419377v2, whole genome shotgun sequence genome encodes these proteins:
- the LOC114374246 gene encoding putative DNA (cytosine-5)-methyltransferase CMT1, protein MAKRKTSDASDAQDDTVSLLPSQRNKAKHPNSNSNACFAGKPIPPAEALAKWPHRYPSEGKKKGSARNSKEATSENSEVMPARCHYRQAKVDGVVYNLYDDAYVKAEDGKPDYIARIVEMFETVDKEQCFTAQWFYRAEDTVIKNHGDLVDKKRIFISDVKDVNPLDCIVSKVKIYKKSPSVDLTSKKGKLPSCDYYYDMKYTVPYLTFSNIVNETVKTESDASSTISSESGSNGCVSNANLANGKTTQNNSSGSSEWTLLDLYSGCGAMSTGLCFGASLAGIKLVTRWAVDINAHACESLKLNHPETQVRNEPAEDFLNLIKSWAKLCEEFALLGSERLDSDPDMDEDENEAVRKEESGNQSDSEEFEVEKLLAVCYGDPNDVKKPGLYFKVRWLGYASSYDTWEPIEGLSDCKEAMKDFVTKGYKKRLLPLPGDANFICGGPPCQGVSGFNRFRNAAAPLEDTKNKQLLVYMDIIDFLKPKYVLMENVVDILRFSGGYLGRYAICRLVAMNYQARMGMMAAGSYGLPQFRMRVFLWGARPTEKLPPYPLPTHEVVSRGSVPTEFEEITVAYDKKDTCHLAGALLLEDAISDLPHVTNDENQDERNYEAPSETEFQKYIRLKKNEMVGSMASAQSAPDRILYDHRPLQLNKDDYERVCQIPQKKGANFRDLPGVLVNGNKVQWDPSVQRVMLDSGKPLVPDYAMTFVRGTSSKPFGRLWWDEIVSTVVTRAEPHNQAILHPTQNRVLTIRENARLQGFPDCYKLCGPVKERYIQVGNAVAVPVALALGYTFGLACQGLLSDDNPLTTLPFKYPSCLALSSLAETENDNESS, encoded by the exons ATGGCTAAACGCAAAACATCCGACGCCTCCGATGCACAAGACGACACTGTATCGCTGCTTCCTTCCCAACGCAATAAGGCCAAGCATCCTAACTCTAACTCCAACGCCTGCTTCGCCGGAAAGCCCATTCCGCCCGCCGAGGCCCTCGCCAAATGGCCCCACCGATATCCCTCCGag GGGAAAAAGAAGGGTTCAGCTAGAAACTCAAAAGA GGCTACGAGTGAAAACAGTGAAGTTATGCCGGCACGGTGTCATTATCGTCAAGCTAAAGTGGATGGGGTTGTTTATAACCTCTATGACGATGCTTATGTCAAG GCCGAAGATGGAAAACCAGATTATATTGCACGAATCGTTGAGATGTTTGAAACTGTTGATAAGGAACAATGTTTTACGGCTCAGTGGTTCTACAGGGCTGAGGACACT GTGATAAAAAATCACGGTGACCTTGTTGACAAGAAGCGAATTTTTATATCTGATGTGAAAGATGTAAATCCCCTTGACTGTATTGTTTCCAaagtcaaaatttacaaaaaaagtccAAGT GTAGATTTGACTTCAAAGAAGGGAAAACTCCCTTCTTGTGATTACTATTATGACATGAAGTACACTGTGCCGTATCTAACCTTTTCCAACATCGTCAACG AAACAGTTAAAACAGAGAGTGATGCATCTTCCACAATTTCTAGTGAATCTGGATCCAATGGTTGCGTTAGTAATGCTAATCTAGCTAATggaaagactactcaaaataatAGTTCTGGTTCCTCGGAGTGGACTTTGCTAGACTTGTATTCTGGTTGTGGAGCCATGTCCACAGGGCTTTGTTTTGGTGCATCCTTGGCTGGAATAAAACTTGTCACT aGGTGGGCTGTGGACATTAATGCACATGCATGCGAAAGTTTGAAGCTGAACCACCCTGAGACTCAA GTTAGAAATGAACCAGCTGAAGACTTCTTAAACCTAATAAAATCTTGGGCCAAGCTTTGTGAAGAGTTTGCATTATTAGGATCAGAACGGTTAGATTCTGATCCAGACATGGATGAAGATGAGAATGAAGCTGTGAGAAAAGAAGAGTCAGGAAATCAATCTGATTCAGAGGAATTTGAAGTAGAAAAATTACTTGCTGTGTGCTATGGTGATCCAAACGACGTCAAAAAACCAGGACTATATTTTAAA GTTCGTTGGCTGGGTTATGCTTCCAGCTATGACACGTGGGAGCCAATAGAAGGATTGAG TGATTGCAAGGAAGCTATGAAAGATTTTGTGACAAAAGGCTACAAGAAAAGATTATTGCCTCTTCCT GGTGATGCTAACTTTATTTGCGGTGGACCCCCATGCCAAGGAGTAAGCGGTTTCAACCGCTTCAGGAATGCAGCAGCTCCATTAGAGGACACAAAGAATAAGCAGTTGCTTGTTTACATggatattattgattttttgaaGCCAAAATATGTCCTCATGGAGAATGTTGTTGATATTTTGAGGTTTTCCGGTGGTTATCTGGGGCGTTATGCCATATGCCGTCTTGTAGCTATGAATTATCAAGCAAGAATGGGCATGATGGCAGCAGGGTCTTATGGCCTTCCACAATTTCGTATGCGTGTTTTCCTTTGGGGAGCTCGTCCTACTGAG AAATTGCCTCCATATCCGTTACCAACACATGAGGTGGTGTCAAGAGGTTCCGTTCCCACTGAATTTGAA GAAATTACAGTAGCTTATGATAAAAAGGATACCTGTCATCTGGCTGGCGCTCTTTTACTTGAGGATGCAATATCAGATCTACCACAT GTTACAAATGATGAGAACCAAGATGAAAGGAACTATGAAGCTCCTTCTGAAActgaatttcaaaaatatattagattgaAGAAAAACG AGATGGTGGGTAGTATGGCTAGTGCTCAAAGCGCACCAGATAGAATACTATATGATCATCGTCCTCTGCAGTTGAACAAAGATGATTATGAAAGAGTTTGCCAGATTCCCCAGAAGAAG GGTGCAAACTTCAGAGATCTACCTGGTGTACTTGTGAATGGCAACAAAGTTCAATGGGATCCATCGGTTCAAAGAGTGATGCTAGACTCTGGGAAGCCTTTG GTTCCTGATTATGCTATGACATTTGTCCGTGGGACATCTAGCAA GCCATTTGGTCGTTTGTGGTGGGATGAAATTGTGTCAACAGTGGTGACAAGGGCCGAGCCTCACAACCAG GCCATTCTCCACCCTACACAAAACCGAGTACTTACCATTAGAGAGAATGCGAGACTACAAGGGTTTCCTGATTGCTATAAACTTTGTGGGCCTGTCAAAGAGAG GTACATACAAGTTGGAAATGCTGTTGCTGTTCCTGTTGCTCTAGCATTGGGATACACATTTGGTTTGGCCTGCCAGGGATTATTGTCGGATGATAATCCCTTGACAACCCTCCCCTTCAAGTATCCAAGTTGTCTTGCCCTTTCATCTCTTGCAGAAACTGAGAATGATAACGAATCAAGTTGA
- the LOC114376809 gene encoding uncharacterized protein LOC114376809, which produces MAGSHTAKEFHYHVRSISLPCRLHPSLPKIEKELKRLKTWELASSHSQSEDIKAGLTWLAELYNCVEELVGCPLTQQALLRHEGKHVEKPLDMSVCLLDMCGSARELLSLVKEHVLDLQSALRRKGVDSSVNSQICAYICFRKKAKKDITKKLKALKTMENGFKSYSSFPLLDLDHHLLMVINVLREISKITISFFRKFLLYICAQVLKKNTGGWSLFTRIVSTGSDKQKRIISEMGDIDNVLCTFHRCFKKIDTKTDLQIMKRKLGELEGSVRELEAGLDCLFRCLIQQRVSLLNLFTS; this is translated from the coding sequence atggcTGGCTCACATACAGCCAAGGAATTTCACTACCATGTTAGATCCATTAGCTTGCCTTGTAGGCTACATCCTTCATTACCCAAGATTGAAAAAGAGCTGAAGAGGCTGAAGACATGGGAATTAGCCTCATCACATTCACAATCTGAGGACATCAAAGCAGGGTTAACATGGCTCGCAGAGTTGTATAATTGTGTGGAGGAACTTGTTGGTTGTCCACTTACTCAACAAGCTCTTCTACGCCATGAAGGAAAACACGTAGAGAAGCCACTTGACATGTCAGTTTGTTTGCTTGACATGTGTGGATCAGCAAGAGAATTGTTGTCATTGGTGAAGGAACATGTGCTAGATCTTCAATCAGCATTGCGCAGAAAGGGTGTGGATTCAAGTGTTAATAGCCAGATTTGTGCTTACATTTGTTTCCGGAAGAAGGCTAAAAAAGACATCACAAAAAAGCTCAAAGCACTCAAGACAATGGAAAATGGCTTTAAATCATATTCATCATTTCCTCTCTTAGATTTAGATCACCATCTATTAATGGTGATCAATGTGCTAAGAGAAATAAGCAAAATCACCATCTCATTTTTTAGGAAATTCCTACTTTATATATGTGCACAAGTGTTGAAGAAAAACACTGGTGGGTGGTCATTGTTTACTAGAATAGTGTCCACTGGATCAGACAAACAAAAGAGGATCATAAGTGAAATGGGGGACATTGATAATGTTCTTTGCACCTTCCACAGGtgttttaagaaaattgatACAAAGACTGATTTACAAATTATGAAAAGGAAATTGGGGGAACTAGAGGGAAGCGTTAGAGAATTGGAGGCGGGATTAGATTGTCTCTTTAGGTGTTTGATACAGCAAAGAGTGTCACTTCTTAATCTTTTCACCTCTtga